The following coding sequences lie in one Phaeodactylum tricornutum CCAP 1055/1 chromosome 12, whole genome shotgun sequence genomic window:
- a CDS encoding predicted protein: protein MNGPEWTYVAPFEKKCNGCGVVKALNSHCEGDAVMLEMKAAAFGVTTHTGERRNYGIAKYTNTLSMAFQTLNKYRETLAESRKVDVFLRSNHCMDPEMLLGIAVNQGNADRMSKFVLDKEKDEVQAKRAAAKASCNKNKHLAVAVICSSEKPDKGGKDDVTIYTKATCPWDKRHLALSMEM from the coding sequence ATGAACGGTCCGGAATGGACTTATGTTgcgcctttcgagaagaaatGCAATGGTTGCGGTGTGGTCAAGGCTTTAAACAGCCATTGTGAGGGAGATGCGGTGATGCTCGAGATGAAGGCGGCTGCTTTTGGTGTAACCACCCACACTGGCGAGCGCCGCAATTATGGTATAGCAAAGTACACAAACACACTGTCAATGGCGTTCCAGACTCTCAACAAGTATAGAGAGACCCTGGCAGAGTCAAGGAAAGTGGATGTCTTTCTCCGCAGCAATCACTGCATGGATCCCGAGATGCTTTTGGGAATTGCGGTAAATCAAGGCAATGCTGACCGCATGTCCAAATTTGtgttggacaaggaaaaggatgAGGTCCAAGCAAAGCGCGCGGCCGCCAAGGCCTCTTGTAACAAGAACAAGCACTTGGCAGTGGCAGTTATTTGTTCAAGCGAGAAACCTGACAAGGGGGGCAAGGATGatgtcacaatatacaccaaggcaACATGTCCCTGGGACAAGAGACATCTAGCACTGTCCATGGAAATGTGA